The Zingiber officinale cultivar Zhangliang chromosome 2A, Zo_v1.1, whole genome shotgun sequence genomic sequence ATAAGGAAAAAGGAATCTAATAGTTATTGAACGCTACTTTGGTCATCTCACTTAGAGAAGTGGTTGGTCACGTTCATGATTCCCCATTCAATGGTCGAGATTAATTCCAATTTGATCCAATGGTAATTAAGAGAGATCCTTATATTAGTTGATCGGTTCCAATAAAAAGCAAGAGATGGTTAGTAACTTGAGATTATCCATTCAAATGATCTCAATAGATAAGATTAAATTGTTTCTATAATTTCAATTTAGATTATCTGTACCAATCTCCAATAAAAGATTGTACAACAATATATGCATAAAAAAATACTTTGTCAATATAAAAATgatctattttaatatttttttcaaagataaaataataataaatttaatgatcttttttaaataatattttgaaaaggaaattaataacatatttaaTGACCTCTTTTAAATGATAATATCTAGAAGGAagtatattatatttatattaataatattttacgaTGCTGATATGTAATTTTGCCCTTAGTGTTTTTTATTTGGTCATTTTCACGCTTGGTACTCCTCAGCAGCGTGTTTAAAACAAAAGATAAATTGGAAAAATGAATATATTTAGGGTCAAATGAAAATATGCTAAGCCCAGATCATAAATTTAGGGTTGACCGCAATAATCCCTAACAATTTGGACCCGTTTCCGTATCAAATACCGCGTGACTCACGTGACAAAGCACTTGCCGTCGCGACTCGCCCTGCTCGGCGCCTGTTCCCATCTCGGACGAGAGATGTGAAGTGAAGAGCGGCGGCGAGTAACTAAGGCCGACGAtcgagcgagagagagagagagaagagagagagagatggcgGAAGAGTTGGATTGGGAGTCGCTGACGGAGGCGACGTCGGGGGCGGTTGGGGCGCTGGTGAGCACCACCGCGCTCTACCCTCTCGATACCTGCAAGACCAAGTTCCAGGCTGAGGTCCGATCCCACGGCCAGGGAAAGTACAGGTCACCTTCGctctctttttttctttcttcttcttcttctccttcttgtctTTTCTGAGGATAGAGATCCAGCCTTTGGATTTACTTGGACGATTTATTCTTGTCGCTCAATTGACTACTTGTTATTCAAGTTGATCTCCTACCTTGTTCTTCATGGTTTTATGATCTCAAGCTAGATCCGTGCTTTGTGCGTCTGATCGTCTGGATCTGCTTGCTCCATCTCTTCTGAGTTGCCCGGCTTCTCTCatctttttcttgaaaattcaaaatttttaatttccaGATATTTCTTACCAATCATGATAGATCTTGATCAGGTTTTCGAACTTGGTCATCTtgcttaagaaaaaaaaatctcattccTGAAGAAGAGTGAGTCTCTGTTACTGCTTGTGTGGTGAGAATTGAATTGCAGAATTTGTATGAATAACCAAAACATGAGTCCTGTACAGATTGAGTTGTGTATATTTGAAGTATCATAATGGAGGATTGGTAACATTTTGCACGATAGCTTGAGTCCTAAAATGGAATGTTTTTTTCCTCTTAATTACAATAACATGAGTCGATGTAACATTAATTCATTTGCTGATTCTGAACATGAGAAAATGAACTTTTTTGCCTTTTTTAGCAGATTTGTTGTAAAGTAAACTGTCAATAGACCTGGAAAGGTCTTCTTCTAGGGTTGACAGGATCATATAACATTTTGACAATTATGTTCTCATTCATAtgcatttcaaaaattataccTAAGATCAGACTTCAGATTTAGCGCTTAACTCTTGACCATATCTACTTTTGATTTTCTAATAAATCTCTATCTTAGTTAATGAAGACGACTGAAAATCTAGAAATAAGGAATGAGTTACTATGATAAAACAGGTGATCGGGGATGGTTTCATCATATATGAATCCTTCTGGAGAAACCTTCGGATACTAAATACGCTGGTCAAAAAAGGTGTGATAACCTTCTTATATTAGAAAATTGTTCTGAACCATAGCCTTTGCTATTATTCTTTCTTGTCACATCCTTGAATCAATGATAATTGATGAATTACACAATGAGATTCAGTTCATAACCAAGTTGTATTTTTGATGGTGTTAGTAATAGTAGTAGGCAACTAACACATCCAAACTAGTTTGAATAGGCAAAGTGGGAAATGAAATTAATCCTTGATTCTGTTGATTTCTTATTTTCCTCTGGATTATCTTGATACTGGGAAATTCAACTTATTCAGTACAGTGTttttgacttgattttttttGTTGTGGCTCAATCAGGAACCTTTCCGACGTGTTGTGGGAAGCCATTTCCAAACGCCAATATAAATCCCTATACCAAGGCTTAGGCACCAAGAATCTGCAATCTTTCGTCTCacaatttgtttatttttatagttatagctACTTAAAACGGTTTCATTTAAAAAAGAGTGGTGCTAAATCTGTTGGAACTACAGCAAATTTggttgttgctgctgctgctggggTTTGCACTGTTCTTGTAACACAAGTAGGAACTTTGTTTGCTATATGTATTTGACGTTAGTAAATTATGTTGCTGTTAGTTTTCTGAATTTTGATGGATGAATGTTTTGCATCTTTCCAGCCCCTTGATACAGCATCTTCAAGAATGCAAACTAGTGCCTTTGGGAAGTCTAAAGGATTATGGGAAACTCTCTCAGAAGGACATTGGATTGAAGCCTATGATGGCCTAGGGATCTCTCTCCTTTTGACAGCAAATCCTGCAATTCAGGTAACATTAAATATCTGAAATTGCATTTAGGATAGGGGCctctgtgcgtactctgatctTCACTTGATATCACCAGCAAAGTTTCTTTTTGTTCTTACAATGGACTCCAATATAATTGAACAATTTATACAGAATGCATCCTGCTCAAAACATTTTAGGATTTATTTCCCCTTCCTGGATATCAATTATCTAGAGTATCATTGGAGTTTCTTTCCCTTAACAGAACAAAATGGTTTTGTTTGATGTGGTAACTGCAAAATAAAACTTGAAAAAAAGAATAATATGGTGCTTTAGAATTAACGATTAATTGATTATTTAATATATTGTGTAACTTTAGAAGGTTTGTGTGTGACTATCATTTCATCTAATAGCTTTATGCAAGACTGACATGCGTAAAAGGGTAGTGTTTGATAGCTTGGTTGTGACTAGATTTTTTGTTTTTTGGTATTGAATGGCTCGACCTATGACTAATATCCATGAGATCAGATTATTGTAGTGTTCTTTGGTGATTAAATGAACTCAGCCTGTATAGAAGAGAACTTTCTTTTGTCTAAAAATACATTTCCAAAGTTGGTTGATAATATGAACAAGCACTTTTCTGAGAATCATTGGGAATTTGTACTGTTTATTTGAATCCACCAAGATCAAGCTACCCGTTATGCCTGATGCATCAGTTCATAATATTCTCATTTGAATGTTCTTGAAAGTAGCCTGATAAATCATGAAACAACGACAATGCTTTATAGTTTATTCAACCTCAGTGTTCATTTGACTTAACTGAAGCCCATCGTATGACTTGAAACAGAACATAAgaggaatataagagaaacaGAACATGTATTCTTAGAAATGCACCTAAGTGCCTAACAGGTATTGATGTGTCGCCATCTGTCTGCTATATTCatattaagaagaagaaaaacaaggttTTCCCAGAGGTTTGACTGAATTTGTGTAAATCTAACTTGCTAGATTCCCTTGAAATACCTATTAGAAACCATGAAAGGATCATAAAATTAATCAGGGCTAGTGGTTGCGATATTGTTCCATTTTGTGATTCTTCTTATATTCTGGACCTGAGAACTTAATAAAACTTCGGAATAAAATGTGCATTAATTTGTACCAATAACGGCCAATTGTATTGATTTTGTTCATTACTACTCAACTTacagtaaattaattaaaaggtaaataatttttttatgtaaGTGCATATGACTGAATTGTATCACTGGAAGAATGCCCCAATTTTTTCTTGGTTAGTCACTGCTGGAAACTCAATATTgatccttttctttttttgtctTGACAAAATATGAAGTATACAGTATTCGATCAATTAAAACAAAGGGTTCTGAGGAGACAAAGCAATAAAGTTGCAACAGAAAACACAAAATCATCTCCTGCATCTCTTTCTGCCTTCTCAGC encodes the following:
- the LOC122040927 gene encoding peroxisomal adenine nucleotide carrier 1-like; translation: MAEELDWESLTEATSGAVGALVSTTALYPLDTCKTKFQAEVRSHGQGKYRNLSDVLWEAISKRQYKSLYQGLGTKNLQSFVSQFVYFYSYSYLKRFHLKKSGAKSVGTTANLVVAAAAGVCTVLVTQPLDTASSRMQTSAFGKSKGLWETLSEGHWIEAYDGLGISLLLTANPAIQYTVFDQLKQRVLRRQSNKVATENTKSSPASLSAFSAFLLGAISKSVATVLTYPAIRCKVMIQSADIEDGSKKDSQSKRPKTMLGALSSIWKNEGLPGFFKGLNAQIIKTVLSSALLLMIKEKISKLTWISMLALKRFLLASERRLKSH